One Neochlamydia sp. AcF84 DNA segment encodes these proteins:
- a CDS encoding UDP-glucose/GDP-mannose dehydrogenase family protein, which translates to MELLIIGTGYVGLVSGTCLAEMGHHVTCLDINEKKIHQLKQGYIPIYEPGLEEMVKRNVKASRLKFSTSYAEALANSQVCFICVDTPHQENGEADLRFVHHVAAAIAEHMTDYRVIVNKSTVPVGTANFVSSVIAAGLQRRGLSIDFDVASNPEFLKEGCAIQDFMKPDRVIIGTDKATVAQIMQEIYSPFMLSHERLMIMDIASAEMTKYAANAMLATRISFMNELAGLCEHLGADINKVRRGIGADNRIGYKFLYPGPGYGGSCLPKDISALRKQADQVSYDTPLIDAVAYVNEQQKQLMGYKIIEYFAKYSGLANKTIAILGLSFKPDTDDMREAPSLVLIQQLLQEQAHLRLFDPVAMENAKKIIAPHSAILWCNDEIEAAKGADAIVLMTEWKQFRFLDFGALLKQMKGRAFFDGRNQYNPLEVVKKGLDYLSIGQKPYYREEVKHA; encoded by the coding sequence ATGGAACTGCTCATTATTGGAACAGGATATGTAGGTTTGGTGTCAGGGACTTGCTTGGCTGAAATGGGTCATCATGTGACATGCCTTGATATCAATGAAAAAAAAATTCATCAGCTTAAACAAGGCTATATTCCTATTTACGAGCCTGGCTTAGAGGAAATGGTTAAAAGAAATGTGAAAGCGTCGCGTTTAAAATTTTCTACTAGCTACGCTGAAGCTCTAGCCAATAGCCAAGTGTGTTTTATCTGTGTAGATACTCCTCATCAGGAAAATGGCGAAGCTGATCTGCGTTTTGTCCATCATGTAGCCGCAGCCATTGCAGAACACATGACAGATTATCGAGTAATTGTTAACAAATCCACAGTGCCTGTAGGAACTGCTAATTTCGTCTCTAGCGTCATTGCTGCAGGCCTGCAAAGAAGGGGCCTGTCAATTGATTTTGATGTAGCCTCCAACCCTGAATTTTTAAAAGAAGGCTGTGCTATCCAGGACTTTATGAAGCCTGATAGAGTGATCATAGGAACTGATAAGGCGACGGTAGCTCAAATCATGCAAGAAATTTACAGTCCTTTCATGCTTAGTCATGAGCGTTTGATGATCATGGATATTGCTTCTGCTGAAATGACTAAATACGCTGCTAATGCTATGTTAGCTACGCGCATCTCTTTCATGAATGAATTAGCTGGCTTATGCGAACATTTAGGAGCAGATATAAATAAAGTGCGTAGAGGCATTGGAGCTGATAATCGTATTGGCTATAAATTTTTATATCCTGGCCCAGGTTATGGAGGCTCCTGCCTACCTAAAGATATTTCGGCATTACGCAAGCAAGCTGATCAAGTTAGCTATGACACACCGCTTATTGATGCAGTAGCCTATGTCAATGAACAGCAAAAACAGCTAATGGGATATAAAATTATTGAATATTTTGCTAAATATTCTGGCTTGGCTAATAAAACTATTGCTATTTTAGGATTATCTTTTAAGCCCGATACAGATGATATGCGAGAAGCTCCCTCCTTAGTCTTAATTCAACAATTATTGCAAGAACAAGCACACTTGCGCTTATTTGATCCCGTAGCTATGGAAAATGCTAAAAAAATCATCGCCCCTCATTCCGCTATCCTCTGGTGTAATGACGAAATAGAAGCCGCTAAGGGAGCAGATGCAATCGTGTTGATGACCGAATGGAAGCAGTTCCGCTTTTTGGATTTCGGCGCTCTCCTTAAACAGATGAAAGGCAGAGCTTTTTTTGATGGCCGCAATCAATATAATCCTTTAGAAGTAGTTAAGAAAGGATTGGATTACTTAAGTATAGGTCAAAAGCCGTATTACAGAGAAGAAGTGAAACATGCTTAA
- a CDS encoding polyprenyl synthetase family protein has translation MKSVEPNIPDYFHDRCKSIEKRLAELTAGKNRAYFNLLEATRYSLLAGGKRIRPLLVLATATALGGSEDLALDPACALEMIHTYSLIHDDLPCMDNDDFRRGKPSLHKAFTEGHAVLTGDYLLTYAFEIIANGTGLQAHQKIELVNVIAKNAGAEGMIGGQIMDIESQEKAIDLHFLQEVHRRKTGALITACIECGVIIANGSPADREILKSFGQKIGLAFQIIDDVLDVTSNKNSDIKNHKTTYATLLGLSKAQALAFEYDQAARVLLKKLPYDTALLVSLADLLVHRNC, from the coding sequence ATGAAAAGCGTAGAACCCAACATCCCTGACTATTTTCACGATAGATGCAAAAGCATAGAAAAACGGCTTGCTGAACTAACTGCCGGAAAGAATAGGGCTTATTTCAATCTTTTAGAGGCTACTCGCTATTCTCTACTCGCTGGGGGCAAACGCATACGTCCTCTTCTTGTATTAGCTACTGCTACAGCTTTAGGAGGCTCAGAAGATTTAGCATTGGATCCAGCTTGTGCTTTGGAAATGATCCATACTTATTCTTTAATCCATGATGATCTACCCTGCATGGATAATGATGATTTTAGACGGGGTAAACCTTCGTTACATAAAGCTTTTACCGAAGGACATGCTGTTTTAACGGGTGATTATTTACTTACTTATGCTTTCGAGATCATTGCAAATGGAACCGGCCTTCAGGCTCATCAAAAAATAGAATTGGTAAATGTTATAGCCAAAAACGCCGGGGCCGAGGGAATGATTGGTGGGCAAATCATGGATATCGAGTCTCAAGAAAAGGCTATCGACCTTCATTTTCTACAAGAGGTTCATCGACGTAAAACAGGGGCTCTCATCACTGCCTGTATTGAATGTGGGGTTATCATAGCAAATGGCAGCCCAGCAGATCGGGAAATTTTAAAATCGTTTGGTCAAAAGATAGGCCTTGCTTTTCAAATCATTGATGATGTGTTAGATGTAACTTCTAACAAAAACTCAGACATAAAAAACCATAAAACTACCTACGCTACTTTATTGGGGCTCTCCAAAGCTCAAGCATTAGCCTTTGAATATGATCAGGCAGCTAGGGTGCTGCTGAAAAAGCTACCCTATGATACAGCCTTGCTCGTCTCTCTTGCAGATTTATTGGTTCATCGAAACTGCTGA